One window from the genome of Vespula pensylvanica isolate Volc-1 chromosome 11, ASM1446617v1, whole genome shotgun sequence encodes:
- the LOC122632996 gene encoding sex-determining region Y protein-like yields MEGHNVNGLSTTTLEVKPGTSGIENCNNTLDDAVGKLLQGYDWTLLPVTSRAGSRRSAHVKRPMNAFMVWAQAARRRLADQYPQLHNAELSKTLGKLWRILSDGEKQPFIEEAERLRNAHKKQHPHYKYQPRRRKPKSEEQLVNPINRGLSSVVTPLETNVPITTDCNYARLYTENDNIKIYDRPTYQDTKTTYDLSRGSWSINETIKYPMDHHLHHHHLHHHNNNNNNNSNNNNNNNNSNSNSNSNSNNNNTSKNYDSTSKYDVNMKNFNDVKCHETMKYHHNHNHHHHHHHQVPSTNKSHEIVTLGKYNETISKYSESPDGKSYEIPKYNDVKSYNESFKYPNDIMTTNGKSYACIHGQYYPNITETYTVQEENDYQAQTMTPHTFYPYISATMSQAPYYMGPR; encoded by the exons ATGGAAGGCCATAATGTTAATGGTTTGTCTACTACTACGTTGGAAGTTAAACCTGGAACTTCTGGTATTGAAAATTGCAACAATACCTTGGACGACGCCGTAGGGAAATTATTGCAag GTTACGACTGGACGTTACTTCCAGTTACTTCCCGAGCCGGGAGTCGTAGGAGTGCACACGTGAAACGACCGATGAACGCGTTTATGGTTTGGGCACAAGCAGCAAGACGAAGATTGGCCGATCAGTATCCTCAATTGCATAATGCTGAATTATCGAAAACGTTGGGGAAATTATGGAG AATTTTAAGCGATGGCGAGAAGCAACCATTCATCGAGGAAGCTGAGAGACTTAGGAATGCTCATAAAAAACAACACCCACATTACAAG TATCAGCCACGACGTAGAAAACCAAAATCGGAGGAGCAATTGGTTAATCCGATAAATCGTGGATTATCGTCGGTTGTAACGCCGTTGGAAACGAACGTTCCAATTACGACAGATTGTAATTACGCTCGTTTATATACCGAGAACGATAATATAAAGATCTACGATAGACCAACGTATCAAGATACAAAAACAACTTACGATTTATCGAGAGGATCCTGGAGCATAAACGAAACGATCAAATATCCTATGGATCATCATttgcatcatcatcatttacatcatcacaataataataataataataatagtaataataacaacaataacaataatagcaatagcaatagcaatagtaatagtaataataataataccagCAAAAATTATGATTCCACGAGCAAATACGACGTCaacatgaaaaattttaacgacGTTAAATGTCACGAAACGATGAAATATCATCAcaatcataatcatcatcatcaccatcatcatcaagTTCCTTCTACGAACAAGTCTCACGAGATTGTCACTCTCGGtaaatataacgaaacgaTCTCGAAATATTCCGAATCGCCGGATGGAAAATCTTACGAGATACCGAAATATAACGATGTCAAAAGTTACAACGAAAGTTTTAAATATCCGAACGATATTATGACTACCAATGGGAAATCTTATGCCTGTATACACGGACAATATTATCCGAATATAACCGAAACGTACACGGtgcaagaagaaaatgattatcaAGCTCAAACCATGACACCCCATACATTTTATCCATATATATCGGCGACCATGTCTCAGGCACCTTATTACATGGGTCCAcgataa